ACCAGTTCCTAGTGACACGGCGAAAAACTTCCCAATCACCTTTGGCTATCTGGCTGGAATCAAGGGAGTAGTGCCGGTAGCCGATGCAGTAGGGTATGGTTCCTTGGAATTTGCCTATACCGACCCCTATCTTTATCTACGCTATTCTACACAAACAGATCAAACAACAAGTTCGCATGAAGATTATGGGCTCAACTATGTGGGTGCCATCAGGGAGTTCACCAATGAATCTGGAATGCGTTACAACTCTGAATTTATCGGCTACACCTACGGTAATGATGCCCTGGTGGTTAATCTCAATGGCGGTGTGAAGTCTTATGGGAAGTGGAATCTGAGTGGAAATATCTTCTACATGGCCCACGGGACCTTCGATATGTTTACGATCTTTAGCGAAGTTGGGGCAGGAGCAGCTCCTATTGTGACAACCCCTACAGATACTGGCAGTGACAGTATCGGCAACTACGCTGATTCCAGTTATGCGTCCCGTAATGCTGTAGAGCATACCCTTGTTGCAGGAGTCAATGGATCCTACCAGATCACCGATACGCTGAAAACCTTTGGGCAACTGGATTATATCACCATAGAGAACTATCAGAATATTTCTGGACAGAAAGCGAGTGATATTCAGTTTACCCTTGGCCTGAGCTATACAATCTGATAAGGGAGTGCGTGTGAGACGACTATCCATCATTCTGTTGTTGATTGGAATATGCGTGGGACCACTTCTTGCCACCACCGGCGCACAGGAAGTGATCCCTCTCTCTGATCCCATCTATCAGGAGATGGACCTCCTGTACTTGATTACAGGAACAGGTACACCTTCCGCTTCCCGGCCTTGGACGAAAGCTGAAGCCCAAAAGCTGCTCTCCAATATCAACGCTGGGGAGGAGGGGAGCACGCAGCATGCGCTCTATGCTTCCATACATCAAACGGCGTATGAATCACTTCGTTGGTTGTTTCCTGACGAATTTGCTCTCTCGGCCAACCTCGATCTTTCTCTGGAGGGCTATGCCCATCATAACCCATCGTATAACTCCTTGGGGAGATGGAATTATGCTTTCCCGGACCGAAAGCCTCTGGCTAGACTCCGGTTGGATATGGCAATATCAGATTTTTTCTACACCTATAGTGATTTGCAATATGGGTATGGTTTATATACACATGATGATGTAATTCCACATCTTGCAGATGACCATACATTGGTAGGTGCGCTTATCCCTGAGGCAAGTACCAATAATATATACTATATAGATGGGTCGACCCCCCTCATCCAATATCAGAAACGTTTTGCAAACAACCTGATTCCTGCAAGCAAGCATTTTGACTTCCAATGGCCAAAACGCGCAGTATTCTCTGTTGGTTCCGGGCATTGGAATCTTACCTTCAGCCGAGATAGGATTTCATGGGGTAACTCCAGGATCGGGAACTTCATCTTGGATGATCATATCGACTTCCATGAGTATCTTCGTTTTACTGCCTTTTCAAACTATTTCAAATATGAGGCATTGACGGTTTTCTTCGATACCTACTATGCCAATGAACCACACATTCGTATGTTGCTCGCTCATCGTCTGGAATTCCGACCTTGGGAGAAACTGACGCTTGCAGTTAGTGAGAATGTCATGTACAAGGATGATTTCCTGGATGTCAGATTTCTCAACCCATCATTTATCTATCATAACCTGCATCAGGAGAGTAAGTTCAACGCAATAGCGCATGCTGAACTGGCCTACGTCCCTGTCTCAGGGGTCCGTCTATATGGACAGTTTGCCTTGGATCAAGCTGTTGCCCCTAATGAGGACCCTGATGAAGAGGACACAGCCTGGGCTCTTTCTTTGGGACTGGAAGTGGCAAGACCACTGGAAAGGGGTGTGCTCTCCAGCGTATGGGAAGCTTCCATGGCTCTTCCCAGTATGTATCGCCGAGATCATGTTGACTTCTTGATGATCCGGCGGTATGCAGGACTTGGGAGGACCGTGCATCTGCTTGACTACATCGGTTCACCCTATGGGGGGGATGCCTTGGTGTTTCTCTCTGAGACAAACTACCATGTACCCTCAGTTGGTACCCTCTCCCTGACCTTCACAGCTGCCCTGAAAGGCGAGATAGATATGTATACACCAAGTATTGGTGGTACCACTGATTATGGTGCTGTTCTGTTCTCACAAAATATGATCTCAACAGCTTTTTGTGCAACTCTCTCAGGAAAGAAGGAGCTGGAACTAAGCTTATCAGGTATTGAGCGATGGGAAATTTATTCTAGTCTCTCGTATCTCTCCTTTGGGGAGTATTTACAATCGAGTCATACGTTTACTCTAGATTCTTGGGATCTGCAGGTTGTTTTGGGAACCTCAGTTACTTTCTAATGACAAATGTACAGTGAGAAAATTATGTCACAAGTTAAACGGTATTCATTGACGGCAAGGGCAAACTGAGGGTAGGATGAAAGTAGAGATGGACCTTGTTTATGTGTTTCCTTCTAACAATGGTCTTTCTTCTGGAGTTCTGAGACGATTTCTTCTGACCGTTCCCTTTGCGTGGGGGGAATCGAAAAGTTGACGGCTGCCTGGGGAGGTGGCCGTCAGTCTTGAGGAACTATGGAACGGTAGAGCATGAGACTTCACTGTGGGGTGTGAGGTCTCATTGCTTTTTTTTGAGTTTTTTGGTTTTAGTTCTCGAAAAACCGATTTCCAATATCTTGCCGATACCAGGCACCTTCAAAATTTACCTGTTTGGCACCTTTGTATGCATTCTTGTTTGCATTCATGATATTGTAGCCGATTCCCACCACAGTGACACAACGTCCACCGGTGGTAACCAATTTGCCTTCATACTCTTGGACTCCTCCGAAAAAGTAACGAGGAGCGCCTTCGAAGCTATTGTACAGCAGGGGAGCCGGCATTGGCTCAAGGTTTTTCCCAATAATGGGTTTTTCCGGATACCCATCAGAAGCAACCACCAAGGCTACTGCCGATTGATTGGAAACCTCAAGATTGAGGGATGAAAGCGTATCATGCTTCATGGCATCAAGAATATCGACAATGTCCGTATTGATGAGTGGAACGAATGCCTGAGCGGCAGGATCGTTGAAGCGAACGTGATAATCAACAAGAATCGGCCCATTCTTGGTAATGATGACACTGATGGTCAGCACACCCTTGTAGGACATTTTTTCTGCCTTCAAGCCAAACAATACCGGTTCAATGATTGAATCGACAAGGGCGTCACTAAGAGTTTTCTGGAGTGGGACCGGGCAAATGGAACCCATACCTCCGGTAGGCAGTCCTCCCTCCTCGACTTTCATGTAGTCGCTTGAGGTGGGAAGCATAAGATACCCTTTGTTATCCAAGAAGAGGGTGATGGTTATGGGAAGGCCATTGAGGTGTTCTTCCAGAATGATCGGGCCAGTGGCAAGTAGTCCCTTGGAAAAATCCATGAGGGTGGAGTAATCAGTGGAATCTACCATGACCCTACTGGGTGCAATAGCATTGCTTTTTACCACGAATCGTTCACCTTCATGACGTTTTAAATACTCTGAGAGTTTTTCTTCATCATCAAAGAGAACGTGGGAAGAGGTAGGAATGTTATGGCGGTCGGAAAACATACGGGCAAAATTTCGATCGCCTTCAAGCTTCAAAGCCCTGTTGGGTGCTCCGAATGTGTCTATTCCCCGTTCGTTGAGAAAGTCGATGACACCTGTAAAGAGTGGTGCCTCAGTACCCACAAAGACGAAGTCGATACCATAGGTTTGGCAAGCCTCGTATACCTGCTCAGGGTCAGAAGGGTCAATTGACAGATTTACCGCAATTGTCTTAGTTCCTACATTTCCAGGTGCTACATACAGACCATCAATCAGACGACTTTGAGAGAACCACCATGCAATGGCATGGTCTTTCGCTCCGGACCCTAACACTAATACTCTCATTGCATTTCCTTCCCGATGTGATTGCTCAAATAAACGTACCATTTTACCGCTTTACAGGTCAACAAGTGGGCTGAGAGCCTCAAGATACTGTTCACGTCTGGAGGCATGTACCACCGCTTGCTTAATTGTTGAGGTATTGGGAATTCCTTTCAGATAACTGCAGGTATGTTTTCTCATCAACGTGCATGCCGTTGTTTCTCCAAAGGTATCGATCATGAGGTCCAAGTGCCGCAGAATGGCAACCCTTCTCATTTCAACGGTGATTGGCTCAGGGTCCCTGCCTTGCAAGATGGCTTTGGCCTGGGAGAATATGAAGGGATTACCAATAGATCCCCGTGCAAACATCACCCCATCGATACCGGTTTCTTCAAGCATTCTCTTGGCATCTTCTGCCTTGAACAGATCACCGGAACCGAAGATTGGTACCTGATAATTGTGCTGGAGCGTGTACTGCTTGAGTTCAGTGAGCTTGCTCCAATCAGCAAATGGCGCATAGCCTTGGCTGCGGGTCCGAGCATGGAGCGTCAATGCACTTGCCCCTCCATCCAGGGCCGCTTGTGCAAATTCAAGAAAGTTCTCACTCTGTGCATCCCATCCTGTTCTAAACTTGACCGAAACAGGGATGTCTGTCTCATCCGTGATGGTGCGGACCACCTCGGTTATGAGTTTTGGCTGCTTCATCATGGCTGAACCTGCTCCAGTCTTGGTAACCTTGGGAACTGGGCAACCGCAATTGATATCAATCACCTCGGGTTGGTAAGGTTGAAGCTGGGCAAGTGCTTCCTTGAGCGATTCTGTGTTTCCCATGAATAGCTGAACAGCGTACTGCCTCTCGTTTGGGGCTCGATCCATGAGCGCAAGTGTTTTCTCGCCTTCTCTTGCAAGACCTTCGGCGCTGACCATCTCTGTAAATGTAAAGTCCGCTCCTGCTTCGATGCAGAGCGTTCTGAATGGAATATCTGTGTATCCGGCAAGTGGGGCAAGAAACACGTTTCCGCCTAGCGTTGTCGAGCCGATTGTTACGGGGTGATAAAGATGCTTTCTGTTCATATATCCTTCGGAAGGGCAAAGGCCCTGAGGCTGTTAGCATAAAGCGTTTGCGAAAGCGCTTCAAGGGATGTTTGCCTCAGTGCTGCAAGAACAGTTGCCGTTTCCAGAATGTATTGCATTTTATTTCGCTCTCCCTTGTGGGAGTAGGGAGTCATAAAGGGAGCTTCGCTCTCTATGACAATCCTGTCTTCAGGAAGGCGTATGGCTACATCTTGCAGCGTCCGGCTATTCTTGAAGGTCAGGTTCCCTGCGAATGAGAAGGTAAGATTCATATCCAATGCTCGTTGAGCGAATGCCCAATCTTCTCCAAAGCAGTGGAGAATTCCACCCTTTGGAGGAAGCTTTTCCTCGAGTATGGGCAGTAGGTCTTCTCCTGCGTTTCGGTTGTGGATAATCACAGGAAGGTCGAGATGTTTGGCAATCTCGAGATGCTTGAGCATCAGCTCTATCTGTGCAGTCTTATCGCCCCCGAACATATGGTAATAGTCCAGTCCTGTCTCTCCAATGGCAATGACACGTTTCTTTTTTGCATGGGAGATGACCCTCTCTTCCCAATCATGCCCTGGATGGGCTACTTCGGTAGGGGAGACCCCTACTGCATGGTAGACATCCTTTGCGCTCTCCAAATTGGTGTAGGTCTTTTCAAAATCGCTTAGACTGTTGCAGATGCTCACAACATGCTTGACCGACTTGACTTTGGCAAGTTGGACAGCAAGTAGTTGTTCCATTTTGTCATCCTGGATCAGCCCTATGTGGGCGTGCGTGTCAAACAGTTGCATACCGACTCCTTGAGAAGCTTACAAGCCTGTGTGGAGGATGGGTCCACTATAGCATGGGTGGTGTGAGTCGTCAACGTTGTAACTCATACGCAGCAAAATAGTTATATACACATGTAGAGAGTTTGACAATTTATTATTGACGTGGTAGCTTTACTTCAGTGCCACGATCAAATGGCAAAGGATATAGATGAAACGAGAACGAACGAATGCCGATAGCCGTGTCCAGAAGAACCGGCCATCAAGAGGCTATATATATTTGGTTAAGAACCCTTCTTCAAATGAGATGAGCATCTGTGCCTGGGACTCTGTTTTGTATCCAGGAACCTCAGTGGTTGCTCCCACCCGTTATGGACTTGATCTTGGGATCATCGTCTCCGCTGCAGACCAACTAGGAAAGTCCTACGAACCCGGTTGTGACCAACCGAGATCCGCATGTTTTCATGCAGAATCCTGTCTTCCCAAGGAAGAGCGGGAAGAGGTTTATGCAGGGGAGCCGGAGGAAGCGTTGCCTTCTTACTCTCCTGAAAAAGATGAGGATCCGTGCGAATCCTGTACTGGGTGCAATCCCCCGAGAGAACCAGAAGAGGTTGATATTTCGGGTGATGTTGTGTGGATTGATCGTCTTGCGACTCCCTCAGATATGAGTCGCTACCAGGAGCAGTCAGAGAAAGAGGATGAAGCGATGCGAATATGCAGAGAGAAAATCGCTCATCACAAGCTTGATATGAAACTGGTGACTGCCCACTTCCTGCTTGGAGAACCGAAGATTATTTTCTTTTTTACTGCAGATGTACGTGTGGACTTCCGTGAACTGGTCAAGGATTTGGTCTCTGTCTTCCGTATCCGGATCGAGCTGAGGCAGATTGGAGTCAGGGATGAGAGCCGGGTGCTTGGCGGTCTTGCTGTCTGTGGGCGTGATTATTGTTGTCATAGTGTGACTGATAAGCTTAATCCAGTCTCCATCAAGATGGCCAAGGAGCAAAATCTTTCACTGAATTCCATGAAGATCTCCGGACCTTGTGGGAGATTGCTTTGTTGTCTTTCCTATGAATATGATTTCTATGTGGAGGAAAAACGTAACTATCCTCCCGAGGGAAGCAAATTAAAGGTTGGCTATGACTTGATGAAAGTTCATGAAGTTAACATACTGTCGAAACGTATCATGCTCAGTGGAAGTGAAGGAAGAATGCTTACCATCCCGCAGAATGCGGTATTTTTCAATATTGACACCAAGCGATGGGAGCTTGAGAAGGAGTTTGCGAACGAATTTTTGTCAAATTGATATAAAGCATTGTATTGACCCATTTTATAGACTGTGATATGTTTTTAGACCGTCGGCACTTTGTTGCCGACCTCAACTTTAATAAATGAAATACGTATTCAAGGTAATATGTTTGGAGGTATTACGTGATTAACAGGTCTGCTGAAAAAAGAGAGCGACAGAGCCAAGTCCGGAAAATGAGAAACCGTGCAACCAAGAGCACTATGCGCACCGCAATCAAGAAATTTGATTCTGCTGTAACTGCCGGAGACAAGGAAGCTGCCGCTACTGCTTTGGCTTTAAGTCTCAAGCTGCTTGATTCAACTGCCGGAAAGGGTGTCATCCACCACAACACAGCCAACCGCAAGAAATCCAGATTGCAGAGCCGTTTCAATAAGATGACCGATCAGGCTGCTGTATAATCAGTAAGTCAGAATGATGAACGTGCCGATTGTTGATCGGTATGTAAACATGCGTATAGAACGTGTTTAAGGAGTAACCATGGCAGGACCAAAGTTGACAAAAGCAGCCATAATCGAGAGTCTCCATGAGAAGCATGGACTGAATAGGGCCGACATTCATACAATCATTGATGAGTTCTTTGAAGAAGTGAAAAACGGTCTCCGGAATGATCAGGTCATTGAGCTTCGTGGATTTGGAACATTTGAGGTTCGCACTCGTAAGGGCCGTGAAAGAGCGCGTAATCCAAAGACTGGCGCCATTGTTGCCGTCGAAACACATGGAGTTGCCATTTTCCGTCCAGGCAAAGAACTCAAGGACTATGTGTGGGATTTGCGTGATAATAAACCGGAGAAGGAATAACCTTCTACGTTTCCAATAATTAGGAGAAAATCTCTTGGTTGACTTGCATGCAAGACGGAACCTCAGAACGGTTTGTTCTGAGGTTCTTGTGTTATTAGTATCGGCATTTGTCTACTCAATTGCTTTCCCTGGTCTCATTTCGGCCAATGGCATTGGGTTTGTCGCAATGGTATCACTGATTCCTGTATTTGCAGTAATCAGGAACACAAGCTGGAAGTTGACCCCAATCTATGGTTTCTTCTACGGTTTCATGTTCTATCTCTTCTTCAACTACTGGCTCAAGACCTTCCACCCCCTTGCAATCCTGATTGTACCGATTATCAAGGGAGGGGAGATGCTGATGCTCTTCCCCGTACTTAAGGCAGCGCAGAAGCTGTTCAAGAAATACGGATATTTGGTTGAAGCCTTGGTATGGGTCGCATACTCCTATCTGAGTCAGGATTGGTTTGCGGGGTACCCCTATGGGACCCTGGGGTCTGCCGTCTACCGTTATCTTCCTCTTATCCAGATTTCCGAAATTTTTGGAATCTGGGGAGTCACCTTCCTATTGGTGATGCCTCAGACTTTCCTTGGTGCATATCTTCACCGTTGGTTCAGTGACCGCGAGTACTCCTTGAAGGGGTACCTGAGGGAACACCTCGCTTTTATCATCGGTTATGGGATTGCTCTCCTTGCTACCTTGATCTTCGGGTTTGCATCCATGGCGTACTGGAATGCCCAGGAACCTGATAAAACCTGGCGAGTGGCTACCATTCAGCATAGCGCAGATACCTGGGAGGGCGGGTATGCCACCTACAAGCGGAACTTCAACACGTTGCGTAAGATGAGCCTGGAGGCGTTGAGTGAAGACCCCGATATTATTCTCTGGTCTGAGACAGCCTTTGTGCCATCAGTAGCTTGGCATGAAAACTATCCTTCCGACCCAGCAACTTCCGCCTTGGTAGAGGAGTTTGTTGAATTCGGTAAGTCGCTTCCCATTCCTTTGGTTACGGGTAACCCTGAGGGAGTCATTGAAGACCCCAGTAAACCAGCTTTCAGCGAGAATGGCTCATGGAACCGTACCGATTACAACACGGTCATATTCTTTGAAGACGGGAGAATCAAGAACACCTATAGGAAGCAACATCTGGTACCCTTCACAGAACACTTCCCCTATGAAAAGCAGATGCCTTGGCTCTATAATCTCCTGCTTGCAAATGATTATAACTGGTGGGAGACCGGCTATGACCCTGTGGTGTTTGAGACTGAGGAGGGGGTGAAGTTCTCTACCCCGATCTGCTTCGAGGATGTTTTCGGGTATCTGAACGCTGACTTTGTTGCCAGTGGCGCTGATGTCATCGTAAACATGACCAATGATGGGTGGTCGAAAGCTGTCTCCGCTGAGATGCAACACCTTGGCTTGGCTGTATTCCGTTCCATTGAGAACCGAAGAACCACAGTCCGCGGCACCAATAGCGGAATGACCTGCGTAATTGATGTGAATGGAAAGATTGTTGATCCTATGGAACCCTTTACCGTTGGCTACCATATCTATGATGTACCGGTATTCAGCGGAGAATCGCACGGGAACACTATCTATACCCGGTATGTAAATTGGTTTGCATATCTAACCGTCTATCTATCAGCAATCCTTCTTGCAGGAGGTATGCTATATCGCTTGTATCGATATTTCACCAAGGACAGGCAGAAACCAGAATGACCTATACCAGTGCTGCACTCTTTATCATTGGAACCGAATTGACTCGGGGGGTCATTGCTGACCGCCATACCCAAGTCATCTCAAGTCAGTTGACCCAGTTGGGGTATCGTGTTGATCGGATGGTGCTCGTCCCTGATGATGGTACCATCGGGGATGTCCTGAGGGACTGCATCGATAATTGTGACCTGGTAGTGATGACTGGAGGGCTTGGGCCAACCAGTGACGATATGACTCGTACCATCGTTGCCAATCTTGCCAAGGTTCCCTTGGTCCGTAACCAGGAAGCATTCGATACCCTGTATGCACGAATAGGACAGCGGATCTGGGGTGCCAATGAACAGCAGACCATGATCCCACAGGGCTTTGAGCTCATTCCAAACCCTCTAGGGACAGCCCCTGGTTTCAAAGGATTCATACCCGATGGGGGACGACAGATTGCCTGTGTGGCAATGCCAGGACCTCCCAGGGAGATGAATCCCATGTTCTTTGACCAGGTAATTCCCTGGCTTGCCCAATTGATCGGGCATGACGATTTTTCTCGTAGTGAGTATTCTACATTCCTTATCCCTGAATCAAAACTGGAAGAGCTCTGCAAATCCATTTCCTTCAACGGAATGCAGTGGGGTACCCGTTTCCAGGATCTAAAGATAAGTTTGTATCTCGTTGATAGCAGTGAGGCTGACCGAACAGAGATGGCAAACCGTCTTCGGTCATTGGTAGGGGGGTGTCTGGTGGTTGATGGGGACGTCCAGCCTTCTAGTTTGCTCACTTCGTTGCTTGAAGAACGAGGAGAAACGATAAGCACAGCTGAGAGCTGTACCTCCGGTTACATTGCAAAGCTACTCACCGACCAGGCAGGTAGTTCTGCATGGTTCTGGGGTGGGGTGGCAAGCTATGCAAATGAGGCAAAGAAGCACTTGCTTGGTGTACGGGATGAGACCCTGGAGCACTATGGGGCAGTCAGTGAAGCATGTGTCCTGGAGATGGCAGAGGGTATACGACGACTTTCTGGTAGTGATTGGTCTCTTTCGGTAAGTGGCATTGCCGGGCCTGATGGTGGTACGCCTGAAAAACCGGTAGGCACTGTATGGTTTGGCTTTGCCTCTAAAACTCGTGAGAGTGCAGCGGTACAAGTACATATCTCATCCTATGGGAGGGATTCGGTAAGAAGAAGAGCCTCGGTAATGGCATTAATTCTTGCAAGCCAATACATCAAAGGAGCCTGCTTGCTTGACACTGTTAAGAAGTGGCAATATATTTAAAGAACCAAACAGCGGAAAGAATTATCAGTAAGTACGTTCCAATTCCGCATATTCTTACATTCTGTATTACAAATTAAGGAACTGGGCACTAGGTGCACCTTTATATAGATGAGGTGCAACACATTTTCCCTTTTCCGTTGGAGTTAATCCTATGTCTTCCGAAGAATTAGAGTTTAATGAAGCCAGCGTGGCTGTTGCATCTGAGCAGGAATCTGTAAAGAAGCCGATGCGGCGTGTGACCCGAAAAAAGAGCCCTGTAGGAGCGAAAGCACCTGAAAGCACGAGTGATGTGGCTGAGCAGAAAGTGGAGACACAGGATGCTCCTGAGCCAAAAAAACGTCGAGGGAGACCAAAAAAGAGCGAATCTGACAAGAGTACAGCAAAAAAAAGCTCTTCTGATTCTAACCAACCTCAACTCGAGTTGGAGGATAAACAGAATAATCCTGCTCCTGAACAGGAACAGTCAGTAGATACTTCCCGTCCTCCTGCACAATACAAGCAGGAGCAGAAGAGCCAGAACCAAAACCCGAACCAGAACCATCGCAAACCCTATAACAATAGAAACAACCGAAATTCCCAGAACAGAAACCATCCAAAAGGGTCCTATCCAAAGAGCCAGAGCTTTGGTTCCAATAGGGGAGGACGTCCTAATCATCAAGAAGAATCTTCCAATGATTTACATATCGAGGAACATCCTGAGGCTCCTGTCCTGGTGCTTGAAGATTTCACCACCCTATCCATTGACGAACTTCGCAAGGTAGGTTTGGATCGTGGGCTGAATGCAGATACCATCCTTGACTTGCGCAAGCAGGAAATTGTTGCTGAAATTCTTCGCTTGCATACTGCAAGTGGCGGTGTAATTGTGGGAACAGGTACCTTGGAAATCCTTCCAGATGGATTTGGGTTCCTCCGCTCCCCCTCAAACAGTTATCTCTCAGGGTTGGAAGATGTCTACGTCTCTCCCGCCCAGATCAAGAGTCTCTATCTGAAGACCGGTGATGTGGTATATGGACAGGTGAGGACTCCACGTGAGAATGAACGGTTCTTTGCCATCCTGAAAATATTGAAGGTAAATGGTGATGAGCCGATTACCGCAAAAATGCGCGTACCGTTTGATAGCCTGACTCCCTTGTTCCCTGACCAAAGACTTAAGCTGGAGACAGCTGAAGAAGATATGTCGACAAGGATTATTGATATGTTCTGCCCTATCGGAAAGGGCCAACGCTCCTTGATCGTTGCCCCTCCCCGTACAGGTAAGACAGTGCTTCTGCAGAAGATTGCAAACTCCATCAGTACGAATCATCCTGAAGTTGTCCTGATGGTACTGCTGGTTGATGAACGCCCTGAGGAAGTCACTGACATGCGTCGCCATGTCAACGGCGAGGTAATTGCCTCTACCTTTGACGAGCAAGCCAGCAGACATGTGCAGGTAGCTGAGATGGTGATTGAAAAAGCAAAACGGCTCGTTGAGCACAAGAAGGATGTAGTTATCCTCCTGGACTCCATTACTCGTCTTGCACGTGCCTATAACCAGACAGTTCCTGCAAGTGGCAAGATACTCAGTGGAGGTGTGGACTCGAATGCACTGCACAAACCAAAGAGATTCTTTGGTGCTGCAAGGAATATTGAATTTGGTGGCAGTCTTACCATTGTTGCCACTGGGTTGATCGAGACAGGTTCCAGAATGGATGAGGTTATCTTTGAAGAGTTCAAGGGAACCGGTAACAACGAAATTATCCTGGACCGTCGTCTTGCGGACAAGCGACTCTTCCCGGCGATCAACATCAAGAAGAGTGGAACCCGTCGTGAAGACCTGTTGTTGCCTTCTGATGAAGCTGCCAGAATCTGGCTTATGCGTAATGCTGTCAATGATATGGACGATCAAGAGATGACTCCGTTCCTCATTGACAAAATTCGGAAGACAAAGGATAATGAGTCGTTCTTGCGTTCTATCAATACCGGTATTCCTTCGAATTCGGCAGCGTACTAGAGACCAGGAACAGATAGAGAGAAACTTGTCTGCTGCCTACAGCCAGCAGAACACATATCCTTGGAGGACCCAAAATGAAAGATGGAATTCATCCCCGTTATGAAATGAAAGAAGTTCGTTGCTCATGTGGCAATGTAATCACGACCAAGTCAACCGCAAAAAATCTTGAAGTTGAAATTTGCTCCGCTTGTCACCCATTCTTTACTGGAACCCAGAAGATGGTTGATACTGCCGGTCGTATCGAACGCTTCAAGAAGCGCTATGGCTTGAACAACTAACCAGATTTATTATCCTGTCTAGTGATACAAGAGACCCTCTTTTTTGGAGTACCCAGGAAAGGGGGTTTTTTGTAAGTTTTGGATTCCTGTTCACGCATTTGTTGGTCATGTGGGGAAATGCACGAGTCCCAAATTATACAAAAGTAGGTTTTTTGTTGCATTATGCTGACAAGTATCCTAAAATTGACCCATAAAAATTAGGTTGGGGCATGGACAACATCAGAAAACAACACATCAAGGAATACGGCGATTCTCCGCTGGTGATTGCGCAGGTACCTGGAACATGTACCTTGCTTGGTAGTTACGCGGACGCATGTAGAGGATGGTCCTTGGTGGGAACCGATCACTCCTCGCTGTATGTTGCTATCTCTTACCGGGATGACCAACTCGTGAGGCTCTATAACCCAACCCTCAATGACCGGAAGCGATTCTCATTAAACAATATCAAGTATCGCAAGGAAGACCGATGGGGAAATTTCCTGAAAGCGGTGTTCTCGGTTCTTGCAAGCGAAGGAACTGATTTCACAGGTATGAATATAACTGTCGAAGGAAGCCTCCTCCATGCTGATACCCAGATGGTGAGTACTGCATGCTCGCTTGGGACCTGCCTCGCCCTTGATGCATTGCTTGGTCTTAAGCTGAGTTTTTCCTCCCAGATAAGAATCGCTTATCAGGCATGTACGACATTCAATAATGAAGTATGCTCAATCAGTGATCTTCTTACCATGCTCAATGGAAAGAAGGAGACCGTACTGTTCTATGATCTTCAGCATGTGACCTACAAGGAGTTGCCTTTTCCATTCACCAACAAGAATGAAGAGTATGTGGCAATCATCGTGGATAGCAAGATTTCCCCGAATGCGATGAGAGAAGAG
The sequence above is drawn from the uncultured Sphaerochaeta sp. genome and encodes:
- the lnt gene encoding apolipoprotein N-acyltransferase; amino-acid sequence: MVDLHARRNLRTVCSEVLVLLVSAFVYSIAFPGLISANGIGFVAMVSLIPVFAVIRNTSWKLTPIYGFFYGFMFYLFFNYWLKTFHPLAILIVPIIKGGEMLMLFPVLKAAQKLFKKYGYLVEALVWVAYSYLSQDWFAGYPYGTLGSAVYRYLPLIQISEIFGIWGVTFLLVMPQTFLGAYLHRWFSDREYSLKGYLREHLAFIIGYGIALLATLIFGFASMAYWNAQEPDKTWRVATIQHSADTWEGGYATYKRNFNTLRKMSLEALSEDPDIILWSETAFVPSVAWHENYPSDPATSALVEEFVEFGKSLPIPLVTGNPEGVIEDPSKPAFSENGSWNRTDYNTVIFFEDGRIKNTYRKQHLVPFTEHFPYEKQMPWLYNLLLANDYNWWETGYDPVVFETEEGVKFSTPICFEDVFGYLNADFVASGADVIVNMTNDGWSKAVSAEMQHLGLAVFRSIENRRTTVRGTNSGMTCVIDVNGKIVDPMEPFTVGYHIYDVPVFSGESHGNTIYTRYVNWFAYLTVYLSAILLAGGMLYRLYRYFTKDRQKPE
- the rho gene encoding transcription termination factor Rho, with translation MSSEELEFNEASVAVASEQESVKKPMRRVTRKKSPVGAKAPESTSDVAEQKVETQDAPEPKKRRGRPKKSESDKSTAKKSSSDSNQPQLELEDKQNNPAPEQEQSVDTSRPPAQYKQEQKSQNQNPNQNHRKPYNNRNNRNSQNRNHPKGSYPKSQSFGSNRGGRPNHQEESSNDLHIEEHPEAPVLVLEDFTTLSIDELRKVGLDRGLNADTILDLRKQEIVAEILRLHTASGGVIVGTGTLEILPDGFGFLRSPSNSYLSGLEDVYVSPAQIKSLYLKTGDVVYGQVRTPRENERFFAILKILKVNGDEPITAKMRVPFDSLTPLFPDQRLKLETAEEDMSTRIIDMFCPIGKGQRSLIVAPPRTGKTVLLQKIANSISTNHPEVVLMVLLVDERPEEVTDMRRHVNGEVIASTFDEQASRHVQVAEMVIEKAKRLVEHKKDVVILLDSITRLARAYNQTVPASGKILSGGVDSNALHKPKRFFGAARNIEFGGSLTIVATGLIETGSRMDEVIFEEFKGTGNNEIILDRRLADKRLFPAINIKKSGTRREDLLLPSDEAARIWLMRNAVNDMDDQEMTPFLIDKIRKTKDNESFLRSINTGIPSNSAAY
- a CDS encoding nicotinamide-nucleotide amidohydrolase family protein, with protein sequence MTYTSAALFIIGTELTRGVIADRHTQVISSQLTQLGYRVDRMVLVPDDGTIGDVLRDCIDNCDLVVMTGGLGPTSDDMTRTIVANLAKVPLVRNQEAFDTLYARIGQRIWGANEQQTMIPQGFELIPNPLGTAPGFKGFIPDGGRQIACVAMPGPPREMNPMFFDQVIPWLAQLIGHDDFSRSEYSTFLIPESKLEELCKSISFNGMQWGTRFQDLKISLYLVDSSEADRTEMANRLRSLVGGCLVVDGDVQPSSLLTSLLEERGETISTAESCTSGYIAKLLTDQAGSSAWFWGGVASYANEAKKHLLGVRDETLEHYGAVSEACVLEMAEGIRRLSGSDWSLSVSGIAGPDGGTPEKPVGTVWFGFASKTRESAAVQVHISSYGRDSVRRRASVMALILASQYIKGACLLDTVKKWQYI
- the rpmE gene encoding 50S ribosomal protein L31, which gives rise to MKDGIHPRYEMKEVRCSCGNVITTKSTAKNLEVEICSACHPFFTGTQKMVDTAGRIERFKKRYGLNN